The genomic region CTTTTCATGCATTAAAACTCAAACCAAAAATGTATCTCTAACTTACATAGTATTCTaggttatcaaaataaaactcaaggttgcaaaagaaaaattagcatatatgaattaaagcatacctaattctaagcataaaaaatattttcaaaaagaaaaggaaattatgtaattatcatattcctcCCCACACCTAAACTATACATTGTCCTCaatgtatcaaaaagaaaatggctcacaaaagaaatgaaaagaaacgTGAAACACCCCTGAAATgggattttgattttgatttgtgGTGTTTTGTGGGTTCGCGACAGGTGAAGATTATGATGAGGGTGCTTGATTAGGTAGGGGATTGATAGTAGATATAAGATTTTTAAGCTCTCCAAACATTCCGGTAATAAGTTCCCCTTGTTTCTTATTGTTTTCCAGCAACATATTCTTCACCATGTCGATTCTTCCATTTTCTTCTGCTGTTGCAGTCTAGTATTCTCAGACACCGCCATTACTAGAAGCAGGGATGTTGTCCGTCTTGCAGTAAGGATGAAGTGGTATAAGATTATCTGCGAGTCGGACTCCTCAGTGGTTATTGAACATCTTTCAATCCACAGCGAGGAATCCCTGTGGGAGATCAGTGCAATTATTGACGATTAAATCCTTGTCAAGGTCTATGAATTCCTGTAGCTTCTGTGTTTGTTAGTCGTGTATATAACCAGGATGCGGACTGGTTGTTTAAAGGTCCTTTTCTTAAGCATATTCCCGGTTGGTATTCGTACTTTCGtaaggagcttatgatgattTTCAGAGTGGATTTTAATCTTTCTCAATtaatgaaatgataaatttcatttgtggtcagaaaaaaaaattatgaagagaatttatttaaatttaatagacTTCTTTATagtttactttatattttttttttttttgctctttttttttttattaacttttatcaATGAAAGTGCATACAACTTATAGTAGatcaactaaaataaaatttagctctttattctttattatatatttaaaagattaagACTTTATTAGTCTTAATTGTATAAGATGATTTCTTATGATAAAAGATTTATCCTATATTAAGTGTGCATTGAAAATGCTTcaagtatataatttttagaacaTCTGCATAAGggtttcttaaaattttgtaaatactaacaaattcataatttatataaaaaaaaaaggccaaatatcacttttttttttttaaattgaatatatttagCAATGTCAGTGTATCATGCTGTTAGCACTAATGTGTCAATCTGCCAAAGGCAAAAAGGGGAATGAAACATTGCACTGCCTATACATCTGTAATTCTAGCAGAGACTACATGCTTCAATCAATGTGCTAGAGAAGCACAactatttaaactttaaacatattaattaagGCTAACCATAAGATTAATACACAAAATTTTGActgatttttcatttaaaaactGAAATGTATGTGAATCAATTATCATTAGTTTCTATAATTCTTCTTTCCCATTCAAAAACTTCAGAGTTTACTAGATTTTGATGTGACAAAACCTGTGAATCTAATGGTTTCTTTCCAAGAACGCTTGAGATAATCACCATTAGTGTTTGACAAGCATGATACTCATCCATCTTCTGTAAATCGCTTATTTCAAGTTTAGGATCCTCCCAAGGTTTGTCAAATGACCtgcataaaaattatacagaACCAGTTCAGTTTCCTGTAACACCAAAATGTCACAGGGCTTTTCTTCATCAACCAAAAGTGTGCaacaaattcttccatttcCTTTTCCCTTTGTAGAGAGTTACAAGTGCACAAGAAAAGCAACCAGATATTGTATAAAGCATGCACATCTTCCCCATCTACAAGATTATGAGATGGACAATCCATGACAAATGTATCAACCaaaatttgagaatttttctgaATTAGAAAAAGTCCAAATGATAGAAGTTTGCGTGAGACATGAGAAAATGTAATCGGCAGGCTCCAAGGAACACAATTTTACGAGTTGAATTGCCCCAACTCCCTGTAATCATCtagtatataattaaatatttctttcagGTGAAACACCATCTGCTTAGGTGCAAAAATGTTCAATCTTATAGTAGGATGGCGTCTCTATGTGTGTGCATGTGTGTGtcagtgagagagagagagagaaggaagAAGCAGCCAGGAGGGGGGGGAAATAACAGACTGCAAGGGAAATTAAATTACCATTTCCAGTCAGGGTTGGCTTCAGTCGGGCAACGAACTTTTGAACACAGATATACAACATCAGTGCAATAACCATGCCTGAAATCTGATCCAGAATCAACATCATACAAGTTAGTGAAAGTCGAAACAAATATTTCTTCAAATTCAGATAACTTGCACAGGTTGAAACAGTAGCatcgaaaaagaaaaataggacCAAAAAAGCAATTGTATAGCATACCCAAACATTTGGGGGGACCGCAAAGTACTAGGATGCATAGTGTGGAAACAGCTGAAGAAGGCATTCTCCAATTCAAACCAATTATCTGCTGGAGGTAAAAGATTGTTGCAGCTAATACCTCTTCACAATCAAATTCATAGTTTTTGCTTCCTCTACATCCTTTTTCTACATATTCCAAAAAGGACTGCAAAGTTACTGGGCTTgatctttttgaaaatttggTATTAACGTCATTAAGCTTCCAAGAAAGCTTCCCAAGAATGACAGCAGCCACAAGCCAACGTAAGAGTTTAGAGATCAAAGATTCAGATGGTTTTTCCTCTGAGACAATTATTAGACTGGCATGAGActctttaaaatgaaaattgttTTCACAATCGGACTTCAAGGCTGTAGAAACTGCCCACATGAGGAAAACTGAAAGCTTTTCCCGACCCTGCAGAACACATTTAACAGAAAATTTCCTTAACAGAGCTAGGGTAAGGTATAAGCCATAGATTTGGCATGGTAGTctggaaaaattaaattggagAAAAAGATTCAGATTGATTTACAATTAATCCAAGAGAAATCAAGTATGAAGTGTTAGCATATGCAATTTAAAGTGCATTATGTCCAGTTTTAATCATATACCATTTTATAGGCACTAAGGCTTGATTTTACCTACttcattttcattcttttctttcttttctatttggaGCATCATAACTAAATCAGCCAAAAAGCtgttttctccttttcaaAATTTGGCTAGCTGCATGACAATCTTGTGCATGCTTGGAAAAGGAGGAAGACAGACAGACTGACCGTGTGAAAAATGTCAACCGGAGGTGTACTATTAAGTATTGCTTCAAGCCCAGATTTTGCATTTAGACCAGATCTTGGAGTACCAAATGCATTAAGAGCCTGATAAATTCCAAACAAACCCTCAAATGATAGAGTGAAATGCGGTTGGCATGTCTCCCTTTTCTGTGATATCTTCAATGTTGAAATAACTATCTGCAGGATAGACTCTATCAATGCAACATTTTCCTTGATCAACTTCAACCCACCAACTAAGATTTTGTATAGATGAGAAGCAAGTTCAATACACTGCTCAAACGAGTATTTTCCGAACCATGCAGAACCAATTATGTTTCCAGAtgaaataatatcaaatatgaCCTAAATCCACAAAAAAGGAACATTAGCAACAGAAAGCAAAATTCACAATCCTAACTAGCAGGCAGATCATATAGTCATAACGAATATGACATTATGCAACCTTAAATAATGGTTAAATTTTCAATGCAAACAAATTTGCTCATCTCTagcattattaatattaaaatcattatGACTGAAATAGAATAACCATGAAATTTCAAATGAGTATATGCTGTTGGTAGGAACAGAACTTCACAAAACAAATTACATAGTAAAGCATATGACCAGAGTAACTACCTCTATGGCCAAAACCAATTGCAATGAAGAAAAACTGTCCTTATTTTCATCTAGCATCGCACTGGAGATTGACAATACAGTAGATAGCCAAGGAAACAAACCACAGCTTTCAACAAGATGTCGAGTCATCCTATCCAATTTCACTGACTTCTTCACTACCTGAAAAGCAAATGAGAAAAGCTTTATGTTTCACCGGGTGCTTGTAATGACCACCACCGAGATGAAggaatttcaaaatcaagcaCGAAATATGTATTAGAACTGCTTGTGGTAATTAAGCAGATCTAAATGTCATATCTTTGGTCTCTTCCTGATACACTATCAAAGTAAATAACTGGTAGCTAAACTGCCAGTCAATACACCAACATATTATGATCAAATTTAACATATCCTAAAACCAATATGGCTTAAACTTGATTAAATTGATCTCAACAAATCAGATATATCTAGAGAGCAGCTAGTTCTACTCAGACATGTCCTATTCCATAGAGTAAAGTGGCGACATGGTAACAAAAGGTGTGTCAAAATTGCTTCAAATTCTCAAGCACTTCTTTGGCACATGTCTAAAGATGAGAAGCTTATTAGGCAttagagttatttttttaccatttccttaatttgtaatttttatttttgggtgTGTTTATTATGCAGGAAACCTTATCATTTCAGAAGTGCAAATTATTTTGTACTTTTCAGATTTGTTGGAAAAGTTATCCTAACATCCTcaagaaaattctttttatttgagtCTTATTTCGATGCTAGTTATATAAGAAACATTGTTCCTTTTACTTCTCTTTTCAACCTCTTAGGTATAGCAGTAGTTTGAGCCTATTATTTTGTAGTATACCAActagataatatatatatcatgatgcttctaattaaatttccaaTCCATAATAATTTCCTGTAACTGTTGcatcttaatttatttgatgtaatTCTATCCCGAGGTGTATGCCTAAGAACTCTTATATTTGCAACCTAAATTCTTTTGTTCTACTGTTTACCCGTAGTCTGATAGTGATACTATTCAAGTTACTGTTCACAGGGTATTTTTCACCAGCAATAATGAAAGTACCATTCAAGCATTGCTCAAAGGGGTTAATCTGCAAGTTctacattatttatatatttagatcAAGTGTACATGTCCCAATTTGCCATTCCACCCAACACAACTTTTACTCGGTCAATACACTATTGAGTCTCACGTCCTAACAACAAATTAAGATGTAAATAAATTCAGCCATATCTTTCGATTACTCATCTTATGTACATGATATGTCGCATAAAACTATCAGCTATGCAGACATATTCCTTTACatgtaaaaagaaatataattgaaatccCAACTAATGTAACTATTTCCCAATAAAGAGGCACTAAGACTCAACCAGGAGAAAACACATAAGAGTTGTCTGAATAAAACCTCACTATAAGGGGGGACTATATTTAAGCAATTAAAGGGACACGATAATAAAAGAGCTGgtaaattcttttatcattgaaaaaaaatgaattgaaaACAGGAAAGAAACCTGATATTTAGGCTACTAAATATTATTTGCATGAGGCTTGAAAGACTAAAACGAGTAGACTTTGTTTTGTAGCCCCATGCAGTAATGAGACTTTGTTCGGTAAAATTGCAAACAGTTATAGCAATTTGACAAtcacaaaaatgaaaatagaacaTGACCAACCTGATATTTTGGCTAATATTACCTGGAAGTGGCTTGAAAGAGACTAAAAAGGATAGACTTTGTGGTCCCATGCAGTGAAGAGGCTTTGTTCGGTAAAGTTGCAAAAAGAGTGATAGCAATTTGACTACGCTAAGTGAGAAAATGTTCAAATTCTACAGGATCAAACCTATGGGACTTAAAGAATGACAAAAGCAAATACAAAActgaataaaaaagaaaagaaagaagaaaataacaaattaaaaaaatactcatTTCATCTCAATAAGCCTTAACTCCAAGTTAATTGAGGTCGGCTATTTGAACTATCTAAAAGATTTTGGCCTACATCTTCATAAAGATGTAGAGCCACTAGATCATCTTGAACCACTTTTctccaaataaataaacaaaaatgaagTACAAGAGCCCAGAATCCAAATACCTTCAAACTTAAAAAATCTTATTGATTTTCAAGGAATGAGGGTGCAAAGGGTTTGATTGAGAAAGATCTCAATGGTAGAGTAACGCCATGGTAATGCCAAAGTCATCAGTTCAAACTGGATAAGGAGCTTtgatcttttaattttttattaaaaaaataaaaataaataaaaaaaagcaGTAATATTACTATTTGAACAGGGAACAGAATTAGAGTTGTTATGTGTAATTAATAGGTTTTAGATAGAACCATCTTCATTCCATTCAGGTAGAATTTATTTCAGTTTACACGATGGTTTCAGACCTGGTCAAATACTACATCTATGATTCAGGAATTCAGAATTTCTGGATAAGGAATTAGGAAATTTGTGGAATCcatttaaatttgtattgTATTGTATTCTAAAGCACCCAAATATTAGTACAATGTACAATACAATTTATGCTACTACAACTTTTTGCTTATTGAGCATGTCATTAGCCAAcagatttcaaaattaaatgataacaCAATCAGACATCAAAGAGAAGTGGCAGGTTTTTGACCGCCAGTAAGGCAAACAACTACCTGAAGAATAAGTTCCTTTGACTCATTATCTGCAAGAGGAGTAGTGTAAAAACTCAACAAGGTCTCAAGAATGGAATTGCTGATATATATTTGAGCATCATCATCTAAATTCAGTCCAGCACACACTAGGCGGAGCATCCACAGCCTCTCTGCTCTGAAATTAACAGAGTTACTGTGGAAAAAAGTATGAAATAATGGTATGTGCTGCAAAATCAAATGGAAAAATGCATGAGATCTATCAACAATTCAAGCtgcaaacaaagaaaaaatgcACAAAGTTGCAAAAAACTGGGCTGTTCAAGAAACAAGTACCTTCATGTCCACCGCAGAAGAATGCATCAAATGCTTATTTAATGTTGTAAAATGATCATTTGAAGGATCCAACAATATAAAAGATGATTCTGCAGCAAAAAGAGCTATAATAGAAGGGATTCTCTGCAATCGTTCTTTGATTCCATTTTGTATGTATGTCAACAGAAGGTGAAGACGCAAtacatcctttttcttctggAATCTCTGAAAAAGATAACATGACCaccaataaagaaattgaataaaaatcgCAAAAAACTATAAGCAAGATGGATGTACAGTATGAGTTGATACTATAAGTTCCTAGCTAATGAACTCAATATTCTGATATGCCACAGAAGGAAGCCCAAAATATCAACTTATAGAATGAGCTGAATGCTACAGGAAAATCTATGAGCTCCTCGCTTTACAAGGAAGCTATCTAAAATAAGCAATCCACCACACTAAACACTAATCCATGTAcaaatttaactttaatattaaaacatgaAACAATCCAAACCAAGTTCAGTTTAAAGTACACACCACATACAGATGAATACAAACGGTATAGATACTCTTTATGGAGATGCAAACTCGCCCACAAAAGCTCACAAACATATGCACACAAACTTTCGTGAACCTTAAAGAGCAAAGAGACAATATTACCTCTAGTGCATCCTTAAACTTCCCAAGAGATGCATCACTTAGTTTTCTTATCTCAATATCAGGGGAAGACATGCTAATAAATGAAATTGCAAGCAAGCCCAAACAAGCAAACTCCAAAGGTTCAATATGACCCATTGACAAATTATGATTTGAGAAGTTTAAGATGAAAATCGGATCATATCGTTCACCAGGAAAATGTGCCTGCAAATAGAATATAGGCATATACATCAGTGCTATCAGAGCtacaagagaaaaggaaaaaataaaaaagttgttCAAGAGCATAAACTTGGATGATACCATACCACTCGCATATTCTTAGGATTCTCTAGCTCAATGCTCATAATTCTGTcatatggaaaataattaactGTTGTTGCACATATGTTGGGGTTGATAGGAAGGACTTCCCTAAATTGACTTCTTCTATGTTCTTCAAATACTTCTTTATTAGTTATAACACTAGAAGATGTATCCCAGTCCAGAGCTCGCTCTTTTCTTATTCTCAAAGCAGCAGTTCCCCACAGATAATCCAATTTAGCAAGATCTTCAGAAACTGAAGTATCAATTGATTCAATCTCACGCATTAGACTGAATATCTCCACGTCAATATCACCGAGTGTTGCACCATAAGAAGACAAAAGCaagaaatataattcttttagatTTATGCCCATATCTTGTCCAGAATAACAACAAACCGGATCAGGTTTCAATTGAATGAGTGTTctaagtaatttaataatttccaACTGCTTCAAATGAAGGTCAATTCTTTGAAGATCATTATCGTAGTTGGGATGAGGGCTAACTAGTGACCTCAGAATGCTGGGCATAGGTCTAAAAAGAGCACCAGTCTGAGAACCATGCAATTCTGTGACAGAATGAATGGTAGACGCAAACTGAGAGTGGGCAAGCAGCAACTGAAGATACATAACAGATGAAAATTCTCCCTGTGACAGTAATGTTAGGATACTacgaagaatattcaaagttGTTGGATCCTCAAACCTATAAAGAAGAGATGATCTCATCAACTGTTCAAGAAAGGGCACGGCTTGCAATTGGATAAGATCATCATGCATCTCTTTGGTTAATTCAAGAATAGTGTTCAAAATTAACAATTCCAAGTATCTGTATAACTGCAAACAACCAGATCTCTTTTCTTTGCTGGAAGAATCTGAGAATGAGGGGAATTTCTTAACCATGCAGTGCCAAGTTTTGACTAAAGTCTGTATAAACTGCAGTCTTTTAGTAGAGACCAAATTTGAGTCATCTGCTTCTTTTGGTAGAAAACAAGCATGATCAAACAACAACATCCGACAGAACACTATTTTTGCAGTTACTCTATTGATCAGGTTGAGTAACTGATTACGtgaataaaattctatttcatCAACCTCACAGTCTAGCAGCTCCTCATGTGCAGTACAACTGACGGGAATGCTATGGAACTTCATTTGCTccttcattttcatttctccACTTAAGGCAAAGTGGCATCGTAACATATGCATTGCTGTTCCAAGAAGACTAGCATCCACCAGATTGAGAAGTTCCTCAAGAGATGATGACAAGAACTCATCAAAATTTTCTTGAAATAGATTTCCAGATACAAAGTTGTTCCAGTTACAGAAACCTCTTAATAGAATTTctgaataaaaagaagtaataTCAGTAAACTGCTTGTGGTATTTCTGCATACCTAATTTCATGACAACTGAATTCAAGTATGAAAATGCAGCAGGCAGCAACAACATAAAGTCCTCATCTGAAACAGACATTTTACAGGCCTCTTCCGCCATCTTTCCCTTTATATGGacatttttattcaaaatccctaaaaataaatagccAAAGACTGATAGATGCTGGGGACTCATCTCAACAAGAAGAACCAACAATTTAGCTTTTATCTTGCTTGTTCCATAAATGCACTGAGAAACAACTTCAACCGGAGTGCCCATTATAATCCTCGATATTACCAAGCTTAAGGGGTCAAGTACATCAGGTTTTATGCATTTCTGCCTGTAGACGGCACTGACAGCTCCCACCAAACAAGTATATGCAAAATCCAGTCCAAAATTAGTAGCAAATTTGCATATTCTTACATAAACTTCCTCAATAAGGTCAACATCCAAGCTTTTCTCTTCCATTTGCCCAAAAGAATAAAACGTTGTTTTGGTCCTTACAGGCTGCTgcaaataaatagataaaatctTGAAAGCATCAGCTGCAATACAAAATCCAATAGAGAGAGCAAATGTCGTAAAGGAATTGAGGACGGCCAAATCATTCACTTCAACTCTATCTAAAATCCAACGAGCTAAACCAAAAAGCTCAAATGGGGAAGCAAACTGCATCAAAGCATGCAAAGCATAAAATGGTTGGAGAAGGGGTAACAAATCTTCAGTCCTAATGCACAGATCAAACTTATCCTTCAGTTCCAAATATAGACTCTGCATCAAGGTTTTGAAAGCCTTCACAAGTAGCTTACTTTCACCATCATCAACTTTGAGTACGTGATGTTGCCCACCAGATGGAGACAAGAAGTATTCAAAAGTTGTTATCAACATATTGAAGACATGATGATCTATTGGATGAACTTTCTGCTGAGAAGAATTATAGAAAGCCTCTAAATTGCCCCTAAAATTTCCCTCTGCAAAGTCGTCATTAATAGCATTATCATCACAACCTAAAGGATGTGTCAAGGCTGCTTTCACAGCAGGATGATAAAAGATGGATTCAGCCGCTTCTCGGATAAGTTCAGCCGAAAGAGGATTTCCTGAATCAGCCTTCAAAACCAATAGTTGATCAAGCATGTGCTTTACAAGAATATAGCAGATTTCAGCAAAGTCTTCCAATTTAACCAATGGTTTTATTCTATATGACACTTGTATCTGATAAAACCAAAATAGAAGAAGTCGCAAATAGGAAACTACAAAATCACTTTTGCATTCAGATAATTTAGCCATAAGCAAGTCCTTTGTCTTTGATGGCTCCAATAAACAAGTACCATTACTGCTTATTATTGTTGGAAATAGCACGTGAAAAGGTGCTTGCCTCAGAAAGAGACCAAAAGCAGCAGCAGCTGTAGCTTCACTAGCATCAAAATCCATATTTAGCATTATTTCTTGAGCAACAGCATCATTTCCCATGCCTTGAGGATTAATCATAGAGCAAGCCTTTTCCAGACCAGGAAAAAACACTTGAGGCCATAACTTCGACGCACCAGAAAGAGAACTTTGGTGCTGAAAAACTATTGAGGATAAGCAGGACAGAGGAACTCGAATCTGCTGTGAAATGGTCATTACTGCCGGAAAATTCTTCAGCACCACATCTGATGTTGTACATATAATCGCAGAACAAAAGGCTTTTGTTATTCCAGCTATTTCACCACCATCATTCtcactttttataatttttcttatttcaccAAGTGCTTTTGTGAAAGAAATGTCAATTGGCAAATCTTTTTGGTCAGTGAGAAAAAGGCAGCAGGTCTTTTGATTCAACAGACTCTCTGCCATGAGCAATAAATTCTTCAAGGGCTGCCATTCGCATAAAGAATCCACAGAAACGTGATCCTCAAGTCCTTCAGACAAAACTGATCTAATTAAAGCAGCTAATAATCTTGCATCCACCTATAAAACATTTGTCCTCTCATCATATAAATGTTTAAAAAGAATGCAATTATgaacatgaaaaataaataaataaaccgGTACCTGAGTTTGCAGCAGATACTTTAATGTATTGCACACATATGCAGATATCATTGACTTCTCTGGTATTGAAAAAGTTCCAGATTCTGAACTCAGTAACCTCATACACTTCTGCAAGACACATATGATGAGAGGGCTGAATTTAGGTGAAATATCTGCAAAATAATCaggaaaaattattaaaagaaaaaccactGTTTGTAATAAGCTTTCTAAAGAGCTGTAAAGAACTAGAAAGCCATCTCATACAATTAGTAGACTTGCAAAGAGAAAACAGAAGCCAATTTTTAGGACTCTAAAAAGTATCCACATTTCTGTATAACTGTTAG from Ricinus communis isolate WT05 ecotype wild-type chromosome 9, ASM1957865v1, whole genome shotgun sequence harbors:
- the LOC8266787 gene encoding uncharacterized protein LOC8266787 isoform X4; translated protein: MKIIASRPVSRSVINKGLLHSDFLVKNGTLRLLLETLRLFDSFFRAINLSCNEKQMMQKCAALKQEIRNEIQTLLPDPQVFLTLLSPLSSHARTNESSLKRATDKENFLVCGKRRKKLKRNIKNGDNDIIIGGLSSAPDNALPEDGEDIVDSEIAHASDSEMDHMSAISELWGLDQSCVSVSTLKDAEIFFHSKLFDALKLYVLIIPTAFEGSFDFFMNLLSNPSELPSNLLSSLLSLLVEYIRWSPGSGIAIRTPQMMYKHLQPFLNLLLFSPVDIKDQSYNLARAAMSSTGAFDRNLDEIILWFLFLPGFSTVKSSVEIHGEMVQSMARVLISFLCDAISTVGNNLFRYWHAVRNHIRHSKEFTDISPKFSPLIICVLQKCMRLLSSESGTFSIPEKSMISAYVCNTLKYLLQTQVDARLLAALIRSVLSEGLEDHVSVDSLCEWQPLKNLLLMAESLLNQKTCCLFLTDQKDLPIDISFTKALGEIRKIIKSENDGGEIAGITKAFCSAIICTTSDVVLKNFPAVMTISQQIRVPLSCLSSIVFQHQSSLSGASKLWPQVFFPGLEKACSMINPQGMGNDAVAQEIMLNMDFDASEATAAAAFGLFLRQAPFHVLFPTIISSNGTCLLEPSKTKDLLMAKLSECKSDFVVSYLRLLLFWFYQIQVSYRIKPLVKLEDFAEICYILVKHMLDQLLVLKADSGNPLSAELIREAAESIFYHPAVKAALTHPLGCDDNAINDDFAEGNFRGNLEAFYNSSQQKVHPIDHHVFNMLITTFEYFLSPSGGQHHVLKVDDGESKLLVKAFKTLMQSLYLELKDKFDLCIRTEDLLPLLQPFYALHALMQFASPFELFGLARWILDRVEVNDLAVLNSFTTFALSIGFCIAADAFKILSIYLQQPVRTKTTFYSFGQMEEKSLDVDLIEEVYVRICKFATNFGLDFAYTCLVGAVSAVYRQKCIKPDVLDPLSLVISRIIMGTPVEVVSQCIYGTSKIKAKLLVLLVEMSPQHLSVFGYLFLGILNKNVHIKGKMAEEACKMSVSDEDFMLLLPAAFSYLNSVVMKLGMQKYHKQFTDITSFYSEILLRGFCNWNNFVSGNLFQENFDEFLSSSLEELLNLVDASLLGTAMHMLRCHFALSGEMKMKEQMKFHSIPVSCTAHEELLDCEVDEIEFYSRNQLLNLINRVTAKIVFCRMLLFDHACFLPKEADDSNLVSTKRLQFIQTLVKTWHCMVKKFPSFSDSSSKEKRSGCLQLYRYLELLILNTILELTKEMHDDLIQLQAVPFLEQLMRSSLLYRFEDPTTLNILRSILTLLSQGEFSSVMYLQLLLAHSQFASTIHSVTELHGSQTGALFRPMPSILRSLVSPHPNYDNDLQRIDLHLKQLEIIKLLRTLIQLKPDPVCCYSGQDMGINLKELYFLLLSSYGATLGDIDVEIFSLMREIESIDTSVSEDLAKLDYLWGTAALRIRKERALDWDTSSSVITNKEVFEEHRRSQFREVLPINPNICATTVNYFPYDRIMSIELENPKNMRVAHFPGERYDPIFILNFSNHNLSMGHIEPLEFACLGLLAISFISMSSPDIEIRKLSDASLGKFKDALERFQKKKDVLRLHLLLTYIQNGIKERLQRIPSIIALFAAESSFILLDPSNDHFTTLNKHLMHSSAVDMKHIPLFHTFFHSNSVNFRAERLWMLRLVCAGLNLDDDAQIYISNSILETLLSFYTTPLADNESKELILQVVKKSVKLDRMTRHLVESCGLFPWLSTVLSISSAMLDENKDSFSSLQLVLAIEVIFDIISSGNIIGSAWFGKYSFEQCIELASHLYKILVGGLKLIKENVALIESILQIVISTLKISQKRETCQPHFTLSFEGLFGIYQALNAFGTPRSGLNAKSGLEAILNSTPPVDIFHTGREKLSVFLMWAVSTALKSDCENNFHFKESHASLIIVSEEKPSESLISKLLRWLVAAVILGKLSWKLNDVNTKFSKRSSPVTLQSFLEYVEKGCRGSKNYEFDCEEVLAATIFYLQQIIGLNWRMPSSAVSTLCILVLCGPPKCLDFRHGYCTDVVYLCSKVRCPTEANPDWKWSFDKPWEDPKLEISDLQKMDEYHACQTLMVIISSVLGKKPLDSQVLSHQNLVNSEVFEWERRIIETNDN